In Phaseolus vulgaris cultivar G19833 chromosome 7, P. vulgaris v2.0, whole genome shotgun sequence, the genomic stretch ATACTTCATTCCTCAACTCCCACTATAACAGCTACTGTTGATTGGAATGGGGTAGACATGCTTCATCCTGATTTTGGAATCATTTCGAGGCCACAAACTCCATCATCGGGGTTTGTTGAAGTGCCAACACCAGGAGCAAACTCTAATCAGAAGTGATTTCGATTAGTCTAATAGCTCAGCCAGAAGGTATGGATAACCATCATCCTTTGCACAGAGGGAAACTACTTCTATAGAGTGATTGCTAGTCTTGAGGATGTCAAGAGTTGTTGCATGTCAAGCTGAGAGTGGTTTCTTTACTTATGTTAAATCATTAACTAGGACAAATAAAGTTAGTTACAGTAGACATACTATGCTCGTAGAAGATTTAGCTTGGAAGGTAGAGCAGTTGTCTCAAGTTTTATCACAGAAAATGCTGCTACTGTATGAAATGTAGACAAGACAGTCTCATAATCAGTACATATTGTGATATGATTAGTCCTATTTGAAATCTGGAATCGTGGTTCCAGTTTTTTTGAAGATAAGAGTTACTACATATGCTGACTGCAATGATCTACAAGGTGTACTGGATAATGATAGGACAGGACCACCTCATTATTGAATTATCATTCATGTTTCTTGTAAACAATTTCATAATCATTCATCAGTCTAGTGATAAAATTGTCAATTATTTtcctatgtttttttttatgttcctTTTACAATGGATCATGACATCTGAATTGAGTATTTTAATGAATGCTGGACATAATTGAACTTTTCAAAACTTTCTTACTCGTACATTGTTTTTGGGATGTATGagtgaagagagagagagagagagaaatggtGTAGAAGTGAGGTGGTAGAGAAAATGTGTATATTCATTGATAAAAATGAATGGGGAATGGTTGATTTAGGAGGTACAATGTTTGATTGGTGAGGGAATTTGGTTTGTAAGGTTAGTAATGGAATGACGTGAGTGCAATAAATGTCCACTAAGAAATTGTGTGCCTCTTTCTGACTGAGAAGTCATTGTAATTGAACTGGAATCATTACGCATACACAGCAGCAAGGGGACCAGTTCATGGTTCTAAACATTGCATTCTATGTTCacaaattcattattttacTAAGCACTTCTCATTTATGGCCAAGGTTGAAGGTTGAAAGTTGAAGGTTATTTGGTTCCAACGTTTCTACTCTACGATCGTAGCGTTACCTAACCTTgattctcttttaaaacaagacTCAAATAGAGTCTATGTTTCTTTTTATCCACCAAAATTCACTTTCATAACTCAACATCCAAAATTATGGTTGTGATTTaccttaataataataataatcatagaTGAGAgtaagaataaaatgaattcaaaattataGATACTAAGAATAGTTACTCAAACCAACATCGTCTTTACATAGATGCAAAAAAatgtttcatttttaaaataaaaaaaacattactaATAGAATAAACAGCTTTAAAAAAAGTATgaattacataataaatttactacttaattaaattttaactacctcatttatttgagtattttttagttcctaataaaaaatttcattcatTGATTACTTAATATTTTGTACTCTTTCTAAATAActtgataaattaatttttgtcaGTAATACGATGAGTTGACCATTTATTTCATATATgtcaatttataattttgttcaaaATCAAATTATCTGGTAAGTTAGAGGAGAtgggaaagaaaaataaaactagttaATTATTGATTTAGAGACTAGAAGTTGAAAGTAACAACCATGTTATGCAACAAAAGTTAAATGATAAGATAGGTATATCCAATTTTATAcccaatttttaaataaaaaattaattaaaaatacttaaatttatatattatttaaaacttaattaagtcaaGTTTATCTTAAAGATATAATTAAGTAAAACACTCATTAACCAAAGATGCGTAACTCAAATTTCaaactattaattaaattttaacaacTTTGTTACCGTTTAGCAATGCAGTTGActttaaactatttttagtttctttttCAATATACGTGAAATTTTCATCGCTTAATCTTACTCAATATTAAAACATTGAGTAAGAATTTATATTGAAATTTGCACGttttaatattgatattttaattttattctttcccGATATTTTTTATCGTTCATTTTCTTTTGGTGTTTTGTCTCTTActtcataattttaatttaatatcttAATCAAATATTTAGTTTTAGTGTCAATACAAAACCATTATGATTAAAATAGTcctaaatttaaagataaaattctGCAATCaggaaataataaaaattaaaaattaaaaagttaaagcATTAACTTTGTCCAcacataaaaaatgtaaagatTTTATACTTAAAAGATGCCTCCCTTGAGATGTGAAAGCTCCACTTTACCACTTTAGACTTGGAGTGCAAAGAAAATGATTCTTATTCCTATATTATATgaagataaataaattaacttgtaaaataattatgaatttggAACATTTTTATTATCTCATCTCTGTTCTACAGAGTTATTAAAATATGTTACACACTACTTACTGAGCTTAAAAAGCTTGAAAGAGATGGATTAGGTCAAATTCTTTTGTGACACAGAAGTTACAGACACTTTATTtatcataatataataatttttatcactaatttttttttaatatgaactataattaattaaattaaatattgatttagagattaaaaagttattcatatctaaaatagtttttattattaataaaaatttataaaataatttttaaattgatatttaaattagttactcaggttttaactattaatattttagattctaagtTAATATTTGAAAggttaataaaaattatttaaaatataaaataataagtaggtaaaatcttgatagttaatggttagataccaatttaaaaattattttataaatttttattaataatagaaactagttCAAAcgctaataattttttaatttataaaataatctctaatttaatcaaatagtaactaactattttagtatttaaaattaatttctatttaatgatttttttataatatattaaaatattaaatagagaATTTACTATCCATCAACcgtaattaattttatgttaataCCGATGTTATGGTTATAAGTTAATGTTTGTTTAGGAAAGTGATGCTAAATCTTTTTGGTAagattcttttattaattttcaacactttattttgtatgaaaataataaatgagaAAAGTATAGATACACTtaatatcttaaaaatatatataaaaaaatttatttataccaATTCTTGATGACAAATCAACATTTCAGCTTATGATCTTCCAACGTGGTGTCAACTTTTCTCtcttatttcattattaaatgAAGTTAGCtgtaaaagtgaaaaaaatatatataaaagttgaccttttcattttttttattgttttcacaTAGCAAGTTCTCTATTTAATACCTATTTCTTATttcgtttttattttaattgtactgttgataaaaaaagaagaagattggATTCAATTCTTATTAGTGATCCTCTTTTGATAAATTTTGTGTGTATTATTTagatgttattattattgttttttaatcaaatcacttttcaaatatattataaCTATATTACTTTCAGAATTtgtatcattttatttttcccCTTCATTTGCCTCTCAAAGATTTTTATCATGATAAGATAATAGTCTAAAATCTTCCGCTAATCGATTTAGTCGATTTAATATcccaataaaaataattactttttaatttctattttaaaccttttagttatattttaactaatttatagaTATTTGAaacattgtttaaaaaaaatttaaaatatacttgATATTTGTCATAAAGTCTTTGaattgatatattaaaataaaatattaaaagtgaaactaagttttaataataatattaatatgatattaataatttttttattaaataacaactaattttaaaaacaaaagatattccatattaagttaaatattattttaaaaactaaaaaattaatgatatttaaagtagtatttattattattaaattaatttatgaattgatATCTAACTTTAATATTGTACATAAaagctttataaaaaaatttatatctaaccttaattattaagattttaattattaattaatttatattataaattagtaatTTAGAATGTTAATTagtaataacaaaattattatatatatatatatatattcattttacATAAATTCATGTTTTGATACATGAGAGGAGAGAAAAGTGGAACTACACCAATTATGGAgttatattattctttttacTGTGACAAAATTATTCTCTAAATGAATGcaacaataattttattattgaaagtTACCTAACTATTTTTTGCTCACTAGGTCTATGTAGAATTttgaataaaagaaataattggAATTATAAAATCAGCTCTTATAATAAGATATGAAAATTTATAACAAGATACATTTGACTTGAAGGTTTAGAGCAGTAAAGAGGTTGTTAATTAGttcctttttttaaaataccttCTACATATACTAGTGCCATGCTGTTCTTTCCgttttaatcttttattaaaTGCATAAACATTTATTCATGCTTTGTGACctccaatttttttaaaaaaatataaaatctaaatttaataaaaaaattcatagaaTTTCACTATTAATTTACTTTTGTTATAAAATACATCTAATTGTAAATTACAcgactttaaaatatttttaagaaaataacttACATTCTATATTGGTCCACAACAATTTAAACGGTTTGAGGGATTTTAATTTCCAATACAGAGATAGTGTGAAAATTTtagtatatattaaaaaatacataaaaagaaaagataaattaCATATGTGTGATAAAAACAAATAgtgtcaaaattattttttctacaatTATATCTTCACCACtacaataattaaatacatgTTAAATATACAAACTTTGGGTATAAATCCCAAACTCCAATTACTATATTGTCACGTGccatatttttaaagaatatcATGTCAGAATTATTATTTAAGTGTCAAATTCCTACCAAAGTAAAACAAACATTATCCTAAAAAAAAAGAACCAACTGAACAAACTTAGTCATCAATGACAAACtctatatttttacttttaggGTTCCtatctatatttttaatttaataattaatttaattaacattaaataatttccTTAATTAATTGCAATAACAACCATTGGAATCACATCTTTTGAAAATTCAAATAGACGTGTAGTTTGTTACTTCACCAGaactctctctctttctctctctcttcagTGTTCCACATCCATGGCTAAGTCTTCTTCaaccctttcttcttcttcttcctcacgTCAAAACCAAACTCCGAAAATACAGTTTCTCAATTTGGACTCTCTCTCAGTGAAAACCCCCTCTTACACCTCCCTCAGAGACGTGCTTCCCTATTCCGGCGCCGCCGTCAACTCCCCCGCCGCCAACCACTACAACGTGTCCATACGCAACCGCCTGGTGAAGCAGGCCGCGTGGGCCTACCTCCAGCCCATGTCCACTTCCCCCAGCGGCCCATCAGGCCCACACTTCTTCCGCCGCAGCCCTCTCGCCGCTTGTCTCTCCTTCCTACACCACCACACCACCCGAATCCTTCACCGAATTCTCCAacttttcccttgcttcctccctgtAATACTATAATACCATAACAATATAATATTATACCCATTTTTCGATCCTCAAAGTTTAAAAACTTACCTTATTAATTGCAaatgtatatattattattcttattattactaGGAGAAAAGATGATGTATACATATATGAATGAATGATAATTCTGGAAAGAGGAAACAGAGTCTAGTTTTCTCAATCTCAGGGGATTTTGAGTTTTTGAGGACGATGTATGTACAACGTTGTTGTTTTTACAGTTGTTTTTGTTGGTGTTGACGTATCGGGGTTCGAGGGGTTCGTGGAGTTCGAGGgctttgttgttgttgttgttgagaaTCTGACTGTACGAACCTGGCGCGTGCTTGTGTGATTCTGTCCTTCACGCTCACGGCCTCGCCGTCGTCGCGGTGGCCTTCGCCGTCGAGAGTGTTTGGTTGTGGGTCCTGCACCTGTTCATCTTCTTTTTGTTCGTTTTTGAGAACATTGTGAACCTCCGCGGTTTGGGCTTGGTTGTTGGGAGGGTAGCTCTTGCCCTTGCTTAGGGTAGTGCTTTGCTTCATCAAGGATGGTTCGGCTTGCTTTGGACCCTCTTGTGGGACACTTTCATTCTTTGCCTCTTTTTTCTGCggataataatatataaataactcaattttttattcaattacattacaaattttaatattattattttaatattttctgatattatttaatttccctattttttattatatatttttaaatccaTCACATCAAAATTATATACCATCTTTAAAATGGTCAAACTATCATTAAAATGATGTTATTTTCCTCTTATATTTTTACACTatttccatatatatatatctatatatatttttatagtatTGTAGATCACACAAGTGATATATGGTAGATATGGTAGTGGGAATATATTCTCAGACaaactttttttaatcaaaaattTTAAGTGAATTGATTCATacactttcatttttttttcagattacatgtgatacttttatatatatatatatatatatatatatatatatatagtatttttttcaGTACATTATAACGATTAATgagattcaattttttttataaaaaaatctacataagttttatttttcttattaaaaaaaatacattatttgaCCTCTTTTTACATTACACATGGATTACTTTTTACACGTTACTGTAAAGAAAAGCACAGTAAGGAGAAAACTAGTAAAAAGGGACAGAATTAAGGAATTATAGGAGGTATAATTGTAGTTTATTATAATTACGTGTTATTAATGTAGTAAACAAAATTATCAGGGTTTTTAATTTAGAGAATTCATATTACGAAAAAAGTATATGTAATTCGAAAAAgtcaataatgtttttttttttctagtaatccttttgaaaatattaaccaaaaatgataaaattttgtaaatttatcgttttatttaaatttgatttatgtAAAGGAAAATATATCTCTTTTACTCGAATActtaataagaagaaaaaaaaatgtagtgCATTGCCGTGAATTATGATTAAGATGAATTTGGGTTTTAACACTTTGGTTAGTTtgaattaatttgatattttagatATGACGTGCCGTGTGGTTTGGTATGAGAAGAAATATATGGAGACGGATATACGATATTTAATGCGTGTAGATACATGTTGCATTCAACCATGGaaagaaataaatgaaagaattttttggaaagaataaaataaaattgagggGCAATAAATAGAGAGAAAAAGCTaagaaaatgtttttataaattgatGTGATCTGAGTTTATATGAGATAAATATTTTGGGGACTATGGATATAGGTACATGAATGAGTGATAGTTTTGAACTAACATTatttctaataataatattagatcTTATAAGACTAGAAGCACAGTTTGGTGAAGAAAATTCAGCCATATGCAGTTTGTTAATGAGAGGaagagagaagaaagaagaaagaagggtTTGAGAAGCCTAATGAATGAATCAATCAACTCTGGACTTTACCTCTGAATTAGGGTTTGATGAAAATTTAGAAGATTGAGAAGCAAGGTGATGAAGAGCCTGAACAAATGCAGTTTGACCAAATTTGGCACAGTATTGCCAATAAAATATCACATAATCCCATCCTCTTGCTTTCCACTCACTTAACTTTCTGTCAATCTCATTTTCATGCTTTGATACATATGGCCTCAACACTGACTCATAGATATACCCTGTCCCCTGCAACACCATCATCAAACATTTCTTCATACTTATCACCAAAACACTACAAACCAAACATAACATAcactatatacatatatatgcaTCTTTGATTTTATGTATGAGATTTCTCAAATTTTTATGTGCAGAAAGGTTTATCGCAAATGAAAAtgaaagtgaattttaagtctaattcaattttataaaatcgatTTATTCAATTCCATAAAATTGGTTCATGAGTTGAGATTTGCACCCATATGGAATCTTCGACAAGGTTTATCAATCACTCAATTTCATAAAATCGGTTATGAGttgaaatttgtatttatatggAATCTCCAACAAGGTTTGTTAAATAATGAAAACATTAAAAACTAAACTTAATCtgacttcaatttttttttaaattagaccATGGATTTATCTGATATAAATATGTAAACACTCCTAAAACCTATGCAGtgtatgaataaataaaaaaacgtGGAACCAACTTATTCAGTGAGACTCAGTAAAAGTCAACtacattatattttataaaagggTGTGTTGCTGTGTGTTCCTCACATTCTTACTATTATATACACATTATTTCAATACCATTACTTTTataggtaatttttttatacacaatAAAGCATAACATAAACATTAAATGGACATATATAATC encodes the following:
- the LOC137829476 gene encoding uncharacterized protein; its protein translation is MAKSSSTLSSSSSSRQNQTPKIQFLNLDSLSVKTPSYTSLRDVLPYSGAAVNSPAANHYNVSIRNRLVKQAAWAYLQPMSTSPSGPSGPHFFRRSPLAACLSFLHHHTTRILHRILQLFPCFLPVIL
- the LOC137827461 gene encoding putative HVA22-like protein g, whose product is MLGDFINRILILIFGYAYPGFECYKTVEKNRIDMEELRFWCKYWIIVALFTVMEKFTDIFIGWLPLYGEMKLVFFIYLWYPKTKGTGYIYESVLRPYVSKHENEIDRKLSEWKARGWDYVIFYWQYCAKFGQTAFVQALHHLASQSSKFSSNPNSEKKEAKNESVPQEGPKQAEPSLMKQSTTLSKGKSYPPNNQAQTAEVHNVLKNEQKEDEQVQDPQPNTLDGEGHRDDGEAVSVKDRITQARARFVQSDSQQQQQQSPRTPRTPRTPIRQHQQKQL